The genomic window ttttgatccttggactatccactacttattctcaaaatttcaagcaaatcgatccattctgtaaaaattgtaagctgaaaagcttcggttcctggactataatcTTGGCAGTCTGCCTTAGTGATTGcctgaaaaatatttgttttttttatcttTTGATACTATTCGTTTACTTCTTACAggtgtttaattaaaaataaacaaaaatattgttttcaatattatttatttatcttaaaACTAATAATTTCTAATCCATTTTCATCGCATGCCCAAAAACGACAATATCCGGATTAAATCAGTAATAAGCCAGTGGTGCAGAATAAGCCAAAGAACCATATCCAGCGGAGTAAGCAACTGGAGCAGCATAACTGGCAGCAGCGTATGGATATGAGTAACTGCTAACAACAGCTGGTGCGCTGTACGCAGCTAGTACTTGTGGTACTGGTTGAGCCTTTGGTGCGGCGAAAGCTACAGCCAAAATGGCGAATAAGAAAGCgaactgaaaataaaacaaatattaaacaaatgGAATGCAATTTTGCTGTTAACTATGTTGTGAAGAGGAAAGTTCTTTATAAacgttttttatatttatttgaaaaactCATATTAATGACGACCTTTTGGTCATCTTGAAGTCAAGAAATTATCTAATGTGCTACTAAACTATGTAGTCAACTTGGTCTTTGAATGAGTGAACCTGGGATATACTGCTTTTTTAAGATAAGCAAAAAAATCTGTTTCAACTGTATCAGATTTCTAAACAATTCATCCTTCCAATTGTAACGTATATAGCTCAATCTTAGATACTAAAGAAGAAAATGATGTCATATCTTAAAGTGACATAAAGAGCAATGGAACAAGCGATGTATATATTAACGAGAAGGAAGTAAAACGACTGAATGACAAacataataaaaattaattacatCAGAAATAGCCAGAAAACGACAGTGATTGTTTGTAGGACACATTGCAAGATGACAGGACAAAAGATGGAGTAAGAAAATTATTAAATCCTTACGAGAGACCCCATGTAGGAAAAGGAATCGAAATACACCACCTACAAGGTAGTATGAtgtcataaaaaatatttcagTATTAAATTTGAACTGGGAACCTACTTGAGAGTCATGAGCGAAAGTTATATCTAATTTTGGATGATCCATGGCTAAGAGGAAAGTGGATTTTGAGAAAGAATGAACAATAATTttataaagtcaaataaaaaatgtaaaatataaaagCTCAAAATATCggtatacaaaaaatattaaaatattaattagtttacTATTGTAAAATGTGAAGTATAGCAAATGAACAgataaaagtaataataaatgAGTGAAATGACTTAAGTCGCAAATGTAGATAGAtacttacaattttgaacattttgAAATGCTGATTTAGTTTATCACAAAGACAAATGGTAATTCTTCCAAGGGAGGCCGTagcttttatacaaaaattagcCCACCTATATCGTCAATGTAAATTTCAAATGCGTCCAacaaattttaatgaattttttgttcatattgttacagttttttacTAATCCTTCAAGGATGTTAACAATTTGATTGACATTCTGAAAATCGTTTTAATAATGTTAATATTAGATCCCTGAAAGGAATAGCTACGGCTATATTACAGCAGATTACAGCacttaaaaaattacaaaaaacatatatatttttaaacgcctttctttagttcaatcgtttgggtgaaatgtttagacgttaatttgactgccttttcttcaatgcaaatgaatgaaaatttgcagacatatgaattcgagggaacaatacacgaatagtcaataatttttttttaaattgctgCCAATTTGAAATTCATGCCAATGTAACAAAACTGATTACTTCTGTTGGCGTGAAAGAAAAGAGAATGATAAAACTCAAAagctccaacagaagtaaggaaaagaaataaaactaatgTGTGTATCGAAATGAAGGGCTTCTACGTTGGGAAGCCTATgtaacaaaattacttttttgagTAAAATTATGTAGGGGGAAAATGATAAAATGCAGAGATAGATGGACTGATAATAGAAGTATGGTGAAGTATGAATAGAcagatgcaaacagattactggggctatttttggggttgctgaatacgaatactcCATTAGAACCAACATCCGGAGCACCTCGTGTCTAGATACACGCCATCTTCGAGTTTCGAGGGATTTAGGCACTAACTTGGTGCACACAGATTACACGAGTGGTTCATGGGGCTACTCAATACGATACACCATCTGAATTGatccccggagcacctggtgcccacgaTTACTGCTAAGGTACATtattttctggagtttcgaaggttttctgccttgaatgcatgcaaatagattactaggcggtttttggggtcgctggatatgaatcttcttcttcttcttcttcatatgcaaagccactaatggatgttagcgatcacattactattccatacccccagaggcCCTCCAGTAGTTTTAACCCCCCCTTAGAATAACCCAGGTTACTCTGTtgggacatctacatttgtgactttcgccgtccatggtatttttataTAGAAGCCATATTTCGAATTCTTTTCTAATTTCCGAATTTCGGTTTCTAATTTGTTTACATCCCTCGTTTTGAGTATCCAGCCAtctacgccatatagcagcaccgaccatacgtagcacttagtaaatcttagtctcagttgaagatcgaactgTGAACAGGTCAGTAACATCGTGAATTTTAGGAAAGCTTGTGGAGCTTGCGCAATGCGACAATTTTCTTCCCTCTCCGATGCCCATTCTTCAAAAACCACATTTCCAGGTATTTAGATTTGCTCATTCTTTCAATGaacttggtattcagtgttatggtggagtttcaAGTaaatccaagtttctggagatgatcatgaatttggtcttttcggtacacgaatacgtcatcagaactgaCACCCGGAACATATGGTGTACAAGGTCACTGCTGAGGCATGTTATATTCTGAAGTGTGGAGGGTTTTTAGGCACCAGGTGACCGgaagtcggttctgatggcatattcttattcagcgaccccaaaaccgtGCCGGAAACCCTCTAAActtcagatgacgtgccttagcagtgaatcTGGGCACCAGGTTCTCCGGTGATTGGTTCTGATGGCttattcgtcttcagcgaccccaaaaactttaAGAGTATCAAAATCTGGCCCTTattatgcttattttgacatatttatgcacttttggatgcattttatgcactttaaaattcaactatgcatttccacccattttctCTAGTAGATTTTTTTTTGACATGATCATAagcacaatgcaaaaagttgtaaccctctaggtgctgtattaaaaatcgatttattttgttcTAAATGCCCTAGTCTACAATTCCACTTTAACGGCATATAATAGCTTCTATTGTATGTATCGTCAGCAACATTTTTAAAAGGTAAAAGAATGGCCTAGAATTGCCTAATTAATCATCTTAATCAGTTTTTTAATTCACACTGTGTACAACTAAATCAAaacataataattaaaagtttactGCAGTTTCATAAACGATACCGTCTATTATATTTTCCCATATTTATCTAGAAATTCATCGATAATTATTATTTGTCTTAGCTCTGCAACACTTGCTAGTAGGTATAGTTTTGTGAATTATATTTTCAATATCgccaataaaaataatctttaagATTCACATCGGGTGAACGACGAGGCCATTCGATAATACCTAATATATCAATTCATTATCTACGTTTATAttccggtcaacttacgcatccgaggctacaaaaattaccatcaagctgaaaattggcaggattgttaaaaataccatcataaatgaaatctaaaaagtcctcataaatccgacccctgctaaaaattttacgcggggtcaaaggtcaccaaatatggtttttagcgcttttcagcgaaacggtaagttttatggtaaaattagtgctaacaaaaaatgtagactagataattatctataaaaaatgccttattactttttttcctgggagccaccgtttttgagatataacgattcaaaaagtggtaatcgtcataatatgcgcacacgtttccacaccacctttgaggtagtgtacttagcgcgttttttaacgtggtttccccagtaggcctattccacggatctgttatgattctgtttaatttaaagctatttaataattgatattggcaagggttaaaaatgattaaactttatataaagcggtataaattaaaaaaaagggaaatttatcaaactggttcataattttctaatacttctgcttcctttgttcttcttctcattgttcttcttcctcttcttcatcttctagttcttcttcttcttgttcttcttcttcttcttgttcatcctgggtgcaagtaaattgtcccaataatgacacatcgcatggctcctcgatagaatcaaatgaatcctcaattgttggtgattcaacattggagcacgaccggttttgacaattagtgcatgctaccgaacaaaacagtccaacttttttgcaaccacatttagcgctacatccctttttacagttgcaaaaaattgtgttcaagagtttttccggcgcagggggaagtaaagtttgaattggttctaatgaactgtcgactaatttccatctccagtcttttggatctagctgataaccaagccacacttgaacttggtaatatacccgaaaaagttgttgatgagcagccgctgaggttggaggaagacaagataactgcacttgttttttgtttcgagtacttttaaaaaaacatgcatatcgaaacttatctaagcacgtagttttcttaggcgctccatacatagagagaagaaagctaattccgttggaaataacttcttgtggagttgaattagtttttttttaaacttcagcacattcaagtaaatcttgtttttcaaacattttacaaacggtcgttttacccctcctgaaaaatgcagatgtcgtatcacagccagttattgcgtgtaaaaatagtattagaccagggcgcatctgtaaaaatattagtacatttggacgttgagaggtgactcaaatttttttgcagaaattgctttaaaatatatcaaataataatatttgagttatcctccctctcaaaaaggtccgaacaattgtttaaataatcaaaatgtcaaaaaattaaggaaaaattcgatttttttcttggttttttgattataactttaaaagcgttcatttccgagaaaagttgtactgacataaaagttgcgtaattaaatttaatacaatatagaattggttagaaatttaaaaaatagccacccttgttgcaaaatagcaataattttgaaaaaaacatacaaaaacaagtattagcattttacgttttttaaccacttatgctacatttaggaccttcatatttcaccctgagaaactttatgatacagtaaaacaatactttaaatttcattaagattggttcaatagattttgcaaaataaattttgcaattcaggtttcgtaaaaaaaattcattttttcaaaatgttacaggactaaaaataaagcagatagcaagttaaaaatttttttgcttatagaagtatactgtacctttcatttgcaattttgcaaatttaaaatcgattaacaccacggcgtcaggaagttttttaaataaacattaaatattggtgctacgcgcatgacagcggatagtttgctctgattgggcattccaatgatctttgataatgactgatacattttaatttctattacatttcgatataaataaataaatttgtttattgcaaaataaaaacacatactctatcctttgaaataacacttttattattatttaacaataataaaattagtttgatttttgtggaattaaaatattaaaatacaacaaaatatagagtaagataataatatattagataatgattggaagaaattttggtggaaatcaacttgtgtgaatcgaacaccgctgtcctgcgcgtagcaccaaaaattattgtttatttcaaaaattttctgacgccgtagtaattaatcgattttaattttgaaaattgcaaatgaaaggtacactacacttctataagcaaaaaaaatatcaacttgccatctgctttattttcagtcctgtaatattttaaaaaaatgaattttttttgcgaaagctggattgcaaaatttattttgcaaaatctattgaaccgatcttaatgaaatttacagtattgttttacagtatcatgaagtttttctgggtgaaatatgaaggtcctaagtgtagcataaatggttgaaaaacgtaaaatgcgaatacttgtttttgtgtggttttttcgcaattattgctattttgcaactagggtcactattttttaaatttttaaccaattctatgttgtaggaaatttaattacgcaactttaatgtcagtacaacttttctcgaaaatgaatacttttaaagttataatcaaaaaacgaaaaaaaaatcgaattttttcttcaatttttgacattttgattatttaaacaatgttccggacctttttgagaggaaggataactcaaatattattatttgatttattttcaagcaatttctgcaaaaaaatttgagtcacctctcaacttccatctcaaaacagatgcgccctagactatatatgattttgacattttgcaaaagtagataaacttttcgatgaatatatttccgattggtgttgagcttttccaggttaaaaaaaaagatagttttttcgattggagttctaccagtgagtaatacgagcaagtgtacatcttcacctacaacaacagttgtatttgttaaattgaattgctctatggctgtttcaattatcattacgtcaAATAATACGCGCAAATACGCGCAAATAAAacaatccgacaatgacagtctcaagttttaattccctaattacttaaagtaagtaaaatatatgtttaaaaacataagatgtagatctttgaaacacactcagtgaaccaaagatccaaggttattggtttaacgaccagtcgtacgaaatcaaatagatgaaatagagaatgtggaaaaatccccttacgaacaattcacacatccaccatttcgggctgggaaaaatttttcgaatagaatcaaagaatAAGtgcgtagacttacgcaccttctatgtctaggtctcgaatgttgttttttgattagaatgtgtctaaagatattcaacctcttgtctttaccgacgagcccagagaggttgaagagggcgaaacacatttctaagaactggtgtttggatctttgattctattcgaaaattttttcccagcccgaaatggtggatgtgtgaattgttcgtaaggggatttttccacattctctattttatctatttgatttcgtacgagtggtcgttaaaccaataaccttggatctttggttcactgagtgtgtttcaaagatctacatcttatgttttaaaaaataaaacaatattctgacatttttgttataacaatgaaaataacacgaaatacacgataaaaaaatataggtttaacacgtattttcactccggagtagtactcaagactaattaatacctcgagggtgtcatctacctgaaggatttcgccacccaggaaaattacgttgtaatttgcataagtatttattagtacttagcaataaacattttgcctagaaagttgtctttcattaATATGTTCAAACCCTTCGGAGAAGAGAATAGGTAGAGTGATTAGATTAGctgacgaacgtgtttattccgacaaaacccatctttgcaaattgaactaaggcgcataaataaaaagaattattataagttaatactttgttaTTTGTTGTATTGTTgtgtatttttgttgggattaagccgtaaaattcaaataattcttattattttcgcgttacattcactttgtaaagatttttttgttggcactgtaatataatacagcttatggattgcatccctcggtagaccgcaagctgtatagtagaaacattatcatatttataatcttatagtattatgtgtaatataagttaagttgaccgtagaatattatgtttacttgtattacagcttcagtgatgtatatacctggtgtactaatacatatattatgacgattagaagtcttcCAACtcttaggccgtccgcacatgagTCGATCGAAAACAGGTCTCGaggttcgcgcgtcttgctcgtcttgtacgaaccctgcggcacaagcgattgctctccgcgcactagtcgattcagtttgctcacatcttttttatttatcaaccCAAACGACTATTTAGATCTGTaaaaagtacggtattgttacatttttagtatcatTTGTATACAATGAACATTATACAATTGAGGGTTCTATttccccaacgaattttataataaacacctagaaacaaaagttcaatgttttcagaattttatattacaaacaatatatttccacaaagttaGTAGGTAGTACTACAATCAATGAACATAATAtgcaccgatctttaaataaaagtaaaatttcattcagcgcaaaaaacaacaaaaaacgaaggaaacaaataaaataaactacctattatgactaaaaacgtgcgtctcactcgaactttctcgtgcactaCGGATCGCAAGAGACGAGAGTCGTACAAGCCGAGGAGATTTTGCAATCGTAAACGCCTCGTGTACGGAGCCCAAtaccacaacgaaggaacttgagtGGCAGGGAGAAATCTACGCGATTTGAATCGAGCCGAGTGCTTCGAGCGTCGCTCCATGTGCGGACGGgctttgaatcgttatatctcaaaaacagtgcctcttaggaaaaaaactattaaaatattttttacagataattatctaatctacattttttgttagaactaattttacgataaaacttaccgtttcgctgaaaatcgctaaaaaccatatttggtgacctttgaccccacGTAAATTTTgtagcaggggtcggatttatgaagactttttagatttcatttatgatggtattttgaacaatcctgccaattttcagcttgatggtaattattgtagcctcactcctattttttagactaactagaccggtctattaGTTGTAAGGTATGCTATTATCCAAAATAAAAGTAAGTCTAAATTGaagcgctcagagcaacagtggcctaaacTACAATCCACAATTTCACTAAAACGCttttattatacagtgtgtccacagtgttattttcaattttagcgaaaaatgtcattcttgataaaaagttttgcttgttctaaaatgccataaaatgaaataaaattcaagtttttcaaatcctgcttaattttgtagccaattttatgtaaatccttataaatttttgcactaagtccgaaattgtaacaataatctagtgttgccaagccacaatgtagcttagtaactgtcaactccgataaataatttgtgAATTGTAATTTTTTTCGACCATGTTAAGCGTtaataaagaatttatcttgtgataaatttcattattaaaattattggattaataattatttaattaataaataatttgatgaTTCAAGGAGAACCACAAAATCTGATTTTATAATTCAGAGAAGcgaaagggttgttctcccaagttattattgttacaatttcgaacttagtgcaaaaatttatagggatttacataaaattggctataaaattaagcaagatttgaaaaacttgaattttatttcattttatgaggttttagaacaagcaaaactttttatccagaatgacatttttcgctaaaattgaaaataaaaaagtttttcctcttgggcaccccatccgtggacacactgtattaaAGCTATCCATTATTTAAGGGAGCCACATTGGCTAGGGAGCATTGGTTGCTTGAGCCACTCTTCCACGCTAATTATGggttgtgggttaggccacttttgctctgagcgcctcaattcAAAAATTGACCTATCTCTGCATTTCTTTCTAATTTCCCACAATTCTGAAATATTTAAGGGGGTTTCTTTTTAAATGAACACATGCCATTGTATAACATATGAACACAATGTATATTCATAGCCCTATCTATTtacttttttctttcttctttcgTCCATTAATTTCAGGATCTCATCAATTATCCAGGATCTTTTCTGATCCACATTTTAAAGTTATAGTATTTCTCTGTTTACAGTTTCGTAAGACCTTGACTGTTTTATCTGTTTTTCTTCAACCCCTGTTCCGTTTTACACATTACATCAAGCGTTACTAAGCATATCCATAACTTGACCAGAATATATCTTACATCTTCTCATTTAAGAAGAATATACCCTGTGCTTTTCTTATTGAGATTTAAAGGTGTTGTTCTTTACAAACCTTGATGTTACGCAGCCTGGTTATTTGTCGTCTTTCCACGACTTTAGGATTTTTCCATTATTAGCTGAATAATGTTATATCTGACGTGTCTGAATGTATATGTCCAGGATTAGATTTTTCTACAATATGCACTCTAGATTAGATATGCActttatagtctaggcgccagaggggtcaccgtgtccttttcaattctgatggacaaactcaacggtttcttatggatttttggctgctgattacgaatttcgagggtggatttcgatccgagtggtcaaaaaattgttataaaaaatttaattgtttataaattgtttataaggctctggatCATAAACCAAAAGAGAtaataaataatgtttcaaataaaattttttcgttaataaaaaacaaagaaaaaaacgtttactaaacttaaatcaaacagttagaactcaagatattttaaaattagtgcacaatgcaaattgcaaattgcaaaataagtatttttcgaagctttatcgatcgtaactcagtttctacgcatgcaaatgagccctaAGAAGAAGCTTCGTTAATAGGctttcaaacaaagtttgttaaattaaaaataatatcatttattaattttatttcctttactcggatttgagtactgaaagttcctcttctgtccgtttttcctagacgaatgaaagcgaaatgtgatcgtttccctttcgttttctatattcgtcgtctgctgtcttattaattgaaaaagtcgcagattaaggatgtaccagtaagaactttcaaacacgaaaaatctcagttttaaaatactatctaccattttaatttattaaattggtggattctgcctctgagattcttcaattttttagtagatgtcgctgtatcgcgtctgatgggaaatttgaattatttttcagattccctttaaaatgatggtggagctgtttttcggttcagaggtgggcacactttcgaaagctactgatgacgcctgaaagggtagaaacagtgcctgtctagctggtgtgcaaccctctgaatcgaaaccaagcaaaaccatcatttattatttttatttcctttactcggatttgagtactgaaagttactctgctgtccgtttttcctagacgaatgaaagcgaaatgtgatcgtttccctttcgttttctatattcgtcgtctgctctcttattaattgaaaaagtcgcagattaaggatgtaccagtaagaactttcaaacacgaaaaatctcagttttaaaatactatttgccattttaatttattaaattggtggattctgcatctgagattcttcaatttttttgttaaattactttatcttcatttgttttaaagttataccagtttgaatttataattttcttaaaaaaattgtacattaatttgtttataagggtttcaagtaaatttgagctgtaaacatttatactttaattaacaataataataggaaaactcaaaaggaatattttgagcttcttaaaatgttcgtaagtttgtTTTTCGTCaagatatcaatattttaatggcgcgctgtGAGGAGCAAAATCGGCTCACAgtaaaatatgtaagtatttttcgacgctttatcgatcgtaactcggcttctacgcatgcaaatacgCCAATATGTaatatctatataaaaataaatcgAGTTCTTTTatagcatcatcattgcatataagacGAGCATTTATgctgtggcggcatacacacaatttaCGTGTCTTGATGatgttgcaaaagaactagatccactttatatggatatcatatagataattagactctgagaccccagaaagttttagttttactgcctataagaacagacttagtaccaccatgttaCTGTAAAATTTGCTCTAAGGACTTATGCAGaagtaaaaaagctgagattctctATATATCGCGATGCAGATGCATAAAagataatgtttgtaaaaatagtattaataaataatatcaacttactgtttagttatatttctgaaatattagtttttaatgtttttttctcatttagtacaaaaaatagaagacaaagtaaatagaatgaaaggtgttACTAGGTACAGTATGACGATTTGATGATTTAACTATAAGAATTATAGGATAAAATTtaattaggatcttcaaaaatgaaaaatgaacataacgtatatatacatagatattataatttgcatcgagaagttagcgcgtgaacctttacgcggtgagcgaatctcgcgcctcagagcgcgctattaaaatattagactagtaaggatctgt from Diabrotica virgifera virgifera chromosome 5, PGI_DIABVI_V3a includes these protein-coding regions:
- the LOC114332360 gene encoding pupal cuticle protein C1B-like is translated as MFKIFAFLFAILAVAFAAPKAQPVPQVLAAYSAPAVVSSYSYPYAAASYAAPVAYSAGYGSLAYSAPLAYY